The window GAAACGTTTCTATCAGATCGGATGATCGTTCCTTAGCATGTCCATCGTAGGAGTACGGACCCCACGGTGAAGCCGGCACCAACCGAGGCCAAGAGGACGAGGTCGCCCCTCTTCAGCCGCCGTGCCTTCACGGCGTCATCTAGCGCTAGCGGAATGGTCGCCCCGGTCGTGTTGCCATATTTGTCGATGTTGATGACCACCTTTTCCTCGGGCAGTCCAAGCTTATGGGCGGCAGACTCGATGATGCGGCGGTTCGCCTGATGTGAGACGAAGAGGGCGATGTCGGCAGTTGTGAGACGGTTTCGCTCGAGGAGGCGGCGGAAGATCTCCTCGGTCTTCCGCACCGCGAACCTGAAGACCGAAGGTCCGTCCTGTTTCACGTAGTGCAGCCGCCGATCGACCGTCTCATGAGAGGGAGGCAAGCGGCTGCCGCCAGCAGGCATACACAGCGCCGGCCCGCCGCTACCGTCGATCTCGTGAGCGAAGTCGATGATCCCGACGCCGTTCTCGCGCGCCGGTGACACGACCACCGCGCCGGCGCCGTCACCGAAGAGCACACAGGTCGTTCGATCGGTGTAGTCGATGATGCTCGACATCACATCGGCGCCAATGACCAGCGCGTGCCGAGACCCGCCCGTGGCCACCATCGTCGCCGCCGTGGTGAGCGCGTAGGTAAAGCCGGAGCAAGCCGCTCCGAGATCGAAGCCCCATGCGCGCTTCGCACCTATACGGTTCTGTACGAGACATGCCGTGCTGGGGAAAATCGTGTCCGGCGTCGTGGTGCCAACGACGATGAAATCGATGTCGGCCGGCGTGAGCCCCGCCCTTTCAATGGCTTGACGACCGGCAACGGCGGCGAGATCCGACGTCGCGACGTCGTTGTCAACGATGTGTCGCTCTCGGATGCCGGTCCGTTGCACGATCCACTCATCGGAGGTGTCGACCATCTTCTCGAGGTCTGCATTGGTGAGGACTCTGGGCGGCACGTGCGTGGCGAGCGACGCGATTGCTGCCGTGCGCAATACGCCTTGCGGCGCTCCGACGAGCGTCCGCGCGTTCTCGGCCGACTCCATTACCACAGTGTCTGATCCTTTCCCGGGGCGGTGATCCCGAAATAGTCGTAGGCGCGAGGCGTGGCCACGCGACCCCGCGGCGTACGATCGAGGAATCCAATTTGAATGAGAAACGGCTCGTAGATCTCTTCGATGGCGTCGCGCTCTTCGCCGACCGCAACCGCCAGCGTGTTCAAGCCCACGGGGCCACCGCCAAACTTGTCGATAATCACCAGCAGCAGCCGCCGATCGATCTCGTCGAAGCCGTGCTGGTCCACTTCCAGCAGCTCCAGACCACCCTGCGCGACCTCCATCGAGACGATTCCATCGGCGCGGACCTGCGCGAAGTCGCGAACGCGGCGGAGGAGGCGATTGGCAATGCGCGGCGTGCCGCGGGCGCGACGTGCAATCTCGTGCGCTGCTTCCTGGGCAATTTCCACGCTCAAAATGCGGGCCGAGCGACGGACAATCTCCTCCATGTCCGGTAGGCGGTAGAAGTCGAGCCGGTGGACGATGCCGAAGCGACTCCGGAGTGGTGCGGTCAGCAAGCCGGTCCTGGTGGTGGCGCCCACGAGCGTAAACGGCTGGACCGGCACCTTCACCGACCGTGCTGCTGGTCCCTGGCCGATCACGATATCCAGCTCGTAATCCTCCATCGCTGGGTAGAGGATTTCCTCGATTGCGGCCGGCATGCGGTGGATTTCGTCCACGAACAGTACGTCGCGCGGCTTGAGATTGGTGAGGATCGCCGCGAGATCACCAGGCTTCTCCAAGACGGGACCGGATGTGGCGCGCATCGGGACGCCCAGCTCGTTGGCAACCACGTGCGCCAGCGTCGTCTTGCCGAGGCCTGGCGGTCCCGACAGCAGCACGTGGTCGAGTGCTTCGCCGCGTTGCCGCGCCGCGGCAATCGACACGCTCAGATTCTCACGGACGCGGTCCTGGCCGATGTACTCGTCGAGCGTGCGAGGTCGCAGCCCGGCCTCGTACTGGGCGTCATCGTCAACCCGAACTGCCGTGACGAGCCGTTCCTTTTCCACCATGATCACAGGCGACGCCAACTAGCGCTCTGCATCCTCGACCGGCCCCTGCTGACCCCTTGCCCCTTGCCCCTCGCCCCCTACTGATCCCTGGCCTCTGATCCCTGATCCCTTTACCGCGCAAGCTCGCGCAACGCCCGCTTGAGCGCTTGTTCGAAGCTCGGTGCGGCGTCTCCATCTTCCAACGTGCGCGTAATGGCCTTCTCCACGAGCGGGCGATGGTAGCCGAGGTTGGTGAGTGCCGACAGCAGATCGGTGCGAAGACTTCTGTCACCAACCGTGTCGGTTGCCGCCTCTTCCGCCTCGGCCGAGGCAGTGATGCCAATCGGCAGACGATCACGCAACTCTAGGGCAATACGCTCTGCCGTCTTGCGGCCAATGCCTGGAATGCTCGTCAAGCGCGCCAGATCGCCCCGCTCGATGGCCTGCACGAGCTCGACTGGATCGAGGCCCGACAGCACCGCAAGCGCGAGCTTTGGTCCGACGCCGCTGATGCCAATGAGTCGTTCGAAGATCTGCTGCTCGAGCGACGTCGCAAAGCCGAACAGCGTGATCTGATCCTCGCGCACGTACGTGTACACGCGGAGCACGACGTCGCTTCCCTCGTCTCCTATCCGTGTGAACGTCGCCAGGGGCACGTGCACATCGTAGCCCACGCCTTGCACGTCGACGAGCACGCGGTTCGGGTGCTTATCGAGAAGACGCCCGCGAAGCCGCGCAATCATGGCAAGCCGACGCCCCCCGGGCGGAAATGACGCCAGCTCCCGCCACGGCGGGCACGTGTGGTCGCCGCCGGCACTGACGCGGACTGATGATGCACATGGCACAAGGCGACAGCCAGCGCGTCGGCGGCGTCGAGCGGCGACGGACGCACGCGAAGGCCCAGCAGCATCCGCACCATCTCCTGGACCTGGATCTTTTCAGCCCGTCCGTAGCCGGTGACCGTCTGCTTCACCCGCGCCGGCGTGTACTCGACGATGGGGAGGCCGGCTTGGCGCGCGGCGAGCAGGGCGACGCCACGCGCGTGGCCCAGTTGGAGCGCGCTCCGCGCGTTCACCGCGTGGAATAAGCTCTCGACCGCGACACAGTCGGGCCTGTGTGCGGTGAGCAGCTCGTCGAGCCGCGCGTGGATCCTCAGCAGCTTGTCCGGAAAAGGAGCCCGTGCGGGCAGGGTGATGGCGCCGCAGGCAATGAGACGGCTCCGGCTGCCGTCGGTCTCGATGCAGCCAAAGCCGGTGCGCACGGAGCCGGGGTCGATCCCGAAGATCCTCACGCCAGGGAAGCCTCGATCTCCTTCTCCTCGATATCGAAGTTCGACCACACCTGCTTGACGTCGTCTTGCTCGTCGAGCGCATCCATCAGCTTGACCACTTGCTGCGCCGTCTTCCCTTCCAGCTTCACGTAGTTCTGGGGAACCATGGCGACCTTGGCGACGTCCGGCTCGATGCCGAGTGTCTTCACGGCCTCGAGCACGGGTTGGAACTGATCGGGCGCGCTCACGATCTCCCAGTTGTCTTCATCGTCGCGCATGTCATCCGCCCCAGCGTCGACGACCGCCGCCATCAGGGCTTCCTCGTTTGCCTTCTGTTTGTCGACGACGATATAGCCCTTCTTGTCGAACATCCAGGCCACGCTATTGGTCTCGCCGAGGTTACCGCCGTGCTTCGAGAAGAGGTGGCGAACCTCGCTCACCGTGCGGTTTCTGTTATCGGTGACGGTCTCGACGATGACTGCGGCACCGCCCGCGCCATAGCCCTCGTAGGTGACTTCTTCGTACGCCACGCCCGGCTCTTCGCCGGTGCCACGCCGAATGGCCCGCTGGATGTTGTCCGCGGGCATGTTGGCGGCCTTGGCGTCGGCAACGACGGTTCGCAAGCGCGGATTGGTGGCTGGATCGCCACCGCCGAGGCGGGCGGCAACCGTCAACTCTTTGATGATGCGCGTGAAGGCCTTGCCGCGTTTGGCGTCAGCCGCGCCCTTCTTGTGTTTGATTGAGTGCCACTTCGAATGGCCTGACATCGTGGTTCTCCGTAAAACCTGCAAATTTTACCATGCCCCTCGCTCCACAGGGTGTCCGGCAATGGGACGACTACTGGCGCCGGACGCCCCAAAAAGGAACCGGGTACCTTTTCGCTCCCGGAAAGGTACCCGGTTCCATTTTCCCCTCACTCGTGGCGCAAGGCGACCGTTGGGTCGATTCTCGCGGCGCGACGTGCGGGGATGTATGCTGCAACCGTCGCGACGACAATGAGCACGGATGCGGACACCGAGAGTGTCGCGGCGTCTGTCGGCTGGACACCGTAGAGCAGGCTGGCGGCGGCGCGAGCCGCCAGGAGGCTCAACGGTAGGCCGACGGCGACTCCGACGCATGCCATGATCAGAGCCTCGCGCACGATCTGCCAGCTCACGGCGGAGGCAGACGCGCCGAGCGCCATGCGGATGCCGATCTCGCTCGTGCGCCGAACAATGCTGTACGCCATGACACCGTGCAGGCCAATCGCGGCAAGCAGGAGTCCGACAACACCAAATCCGCCAGACAGGATCGCAACCAACCGTTCCCGAACGAAGACCTGGTCGACCTGCTCCTGCATCATACCGACCTTTGTCACGATGATATCCGGACCGACCTCGCGAATCTCGCGCTGGACCGGCTCGATGAGCGAAGCGGCGTCACTGGTTGCCCGGACCGCAAGTGTCAGCGGTCCGAGCGTCGTGACCGGCTGAAGCAGCGGCACGTAGAGAAATCGTGGCGCGTTGTCGTGGAAGTTCTGGTGTTTCGAATCTCCAACCACACCAACGACTTCGTACACCCCTCCATAACCACCTTCCGACGTCTCCGACTGTGCGGTCTGGATGCGTGCTCCCAACGGGCTGCGATCGCCAAAATAGGAGCGGGCTGCCGTTTCGTTCAGAATCGCCACCCGAGGCGCTGTCGATCGGTCGCGCGCCGTGAATGTACGGCCGAGCCGGAGGGGGATCCCCATGGTTTCGAAGTACTGCGCGGATACCTCGTTGAACGCCGTATGTTGATCCCCTTCGACGGCGGTCACATTGACCGTCATTCCATAATGGGTCCCGCTCAACGGCGTATAGCGCGACAGACTCGCTGAGTGCACGCCAGGCAGTGCCCGAATGCGACCCAGGATGTTCGTCCAGCGAGCGGCGCGGCGCTGGAACGAGGGGTCGGAGTCGGGTGTGTCGATGTCGAGCCTGAGCACCTTCGCTGGCCGAAACCCGAGGTCGATCGCCCGCAGGTTGCCGAGCGTGCGGATGAACAAGCCGGCTCCGACCAAGAGCACAAGCGATAGGGTTACCTGAAAGACGACGAGCGCGCGCCCCACGGGCAGGCGCAGTCGAGCAGCGCTCGCGGGACTCGCTCCGGCCTTGATGTCCGTATGGGCCTCGACTCGCGCTGCGCGAACCGCTGGCACGAGGCCGAAGAGTAAGCCAATGATTAGGCACAGTGCCGCCGTAAAGAGCAGGACTCGCAGATCGAGCTGCAGGTCGGGAAGTTCAACGGTGAAGAACCGAGCAAGTGCTCCGGCACCCCAACCGGCGAAGAACAAGCCCACGAGCGAGCCCATCATGAACAGCAGCAGCGACTCGGCGAGCAATTGACGCACGACGCGGAACCGGCTGGCGCCAATCGCCATCCGCACGGCGAACTCCCGCCGGCGAGCTGTCGCTCGGGCCAACAACAGATTCGCAATGTTGGAGCAGGCGATGAGCAAGACGAGGCTCACGATCCCCATCAAGAAGAGGAGCGGCTTCGAAAGCGGGTTGCGGAGGCCGCCCGCAAGCCCGTGCGATGCCGGCGTGAGCTCGATCTGGTCGAAGCGGCGCTCACGGTCTTCTCTTGAAAAGCCCGCGTCACGCATGAAACTCTGCCAGATTGGGTCAATCTCGACACGAGCTCGCTCTCGCGAGATGCCAGGTCTGAGACGCGCCACGGCATGGAACCACCAACTGAAGCTGTCGCCGAGGCGCTCGCCCGGATCGAGCGTAATGGGAATCGTGACGTCGACCGGATAGCCAGGAGAGAGCCCGACGAATCCGGGTGGCGTGACACCAACGATGGTCAGCGTGCGATCTGGTGCTCGACGACGGGCGCCGCTCGTAGCCCGTTCCCCGCTGCGCACGATCGTCTTGCCGATGACATCCGGGTTACCAGCAAATCGGCGCTGCCAGTACTGGTAGCTCAACACCGCTACCGGTCGGTCGAGCCGCTCGTCCGCCGCCTCGAACGTCCTGCCGAGTATTGCGCTCACGCCGAGCATGTCGAAGTAGCTTGCCGAGGCCACCTGGACAGCGGCCTGCTCCGCTTGCCCATCTATCGTGAGCCTCCCGCTCACGAAGGAAAACGCTGCCATGCCGGAGAACGACCGACTGTGATCACGCAGTCGCTCGAAGCCGGGATACGGAGGTGCGCCCTGGTTACCTCCGTCGGATCCCACAATCTCCACGAAGAACAGTTGGCCGGGCTCGCGCACCGGGATGGTCTTCAAGAGAACGGCATCGACAATGGTGAAGATGGCCGTGTTGGCACCCATCCCGAGGGCGATCGTGAGCACGGCGACCGCCGCGAAGCCTGGGGCTCGGCGTAACACCCGGAGGGCATATCGCAGGTCCGCGATCAGATCCTCGATGAGCCGTGTGCCCCGTGCATCACGGCTCTCCTCTTTCAACGCCTCGACGTTACCGAAGCCGCGAGCGACGGTAGATCGCGCTTCCTCTGGGCTCATGCCGGCGGCGATGTGTCGTTCGATATCCTTCGCGACGTGGTAGGACAGCTCTTCATCGAGCTCCTGCTCCACCCGACTTCTTCGGAACAGCGCCCGTAGCCGCACCATCGCCCGGTTCAGCATGTCGCTCTCCACTCTGTTCACACCTACTCGGCGCGCAGCGCCACCAGCGGATCGACCGTGGCCGCTCGCCATGCCGGAATGAGGCTCGCTATCAACGCGATGCCTCCGAGGACGAGCGCCACGATTGTGAAGGTCACCGGATCGGTCGCGCTGACGCCGTAGAGCTGCGCTTCCAACACGCGAGTGAGGGCAAGGGCGCCCCCAATGCCGAGGGCGAGACCAATGACGACGAGCACCAAAGCCTCGCGGACAACGGTTTCGACAAGAGTGCGCGGCGATGCGCCGAGTGCGATCCGAATCCCAATCTCGTGCGTCCGCTGCGCGACGGCGAAGCTGAGGAGCCCGAAGATGCCGACTGCTGCGAGGGTCAACGCCACCGCCGAAAAGAGCGTCACAAGCGTCGCAACAAAGCGGGGACGGGAGACCGAATCTGCTATGACCTGCTCGAATGTCCGAAACTCGGGGACGGGAAGGCTAGGATCGAGGGCCTTGAGCTCACGCCGAATCGGCCCGGTCAGGGTGAGCGGGTCACCGGCCGCGCGAACGGTCACCCACATCGACGAGAGCGGCACCTGCGCGTGGGCGAAGTAGACTTCGGGCGCAGGCGCCCGATCCAGGCGACGGCTGCGCATGTCACCAACGACACCGACGATCGTGAAGGCGTCAGCAACCTCCGCGATCTGGTCGTCCCAAAAGTCACGGAGCCGTCGCCCGAGGGGATCCTCACCTGCGAAGAATCGTTTCGCTGCCGCGTGATTGATCACAACCGTTGGAAGGCTGCCAGCGGCGTCCTGCTCCCTAATGCCACGGCCTCGCAGGAGAGGCACACCCATGGTTTCGAAGAATGCTGGGCTGACGATGCGTAAATCGATGAACAGCTGTTCCTCACCGGGCGAAGGAGCACGCTGTCCGCGAACGCCACGGAGCGTTCGCCCTTCCGCACGGAAGCCGCTATTGTCAGGCCCCTGCTCGATCGGAAGGCGAGAGATCGTGGCGGCCGACCGCACACCAGGTTGCTGCCTGACGCGCTCCAAGAACTGGTTGTAGAACGCGCGGACCTGTCCAAGCGATCCGTACCCTGTGTCGGGCAGGCCGATCTGGAACGAGAGAATCCGTTCGGTGCGAAAGCCCGTGTCCACGGTGGTGAGTCGGGCGAAGCTCTCCAGAAGGAGGCCGGCTCCGACGAGGAGCACAACCGCTAGCGCGAGCTGCCCGACGACGAGCACGCTCCGGGTGCGCTGTCCTCGCTGCGAGCCGAGACCGCTCCTCCCGCCTGACTGGAGGGTAGCGCTCCGCCCACCAGCCGAGGCCCGAAACGCAGGGACGACTCCTGCCAGCAGGCTCGCACCGATCGCGATGCCGAACGTGAACGCCAGAACGGTTCCATCCACACGGATCGCGTCGAGGCCTGGCAGCTCCTCGGGCCACATCGTGACGAGCCTGTCCGTGGCCCAGAAGGCGAGCCCAAGGCCGAGCAGGCCGCCGCCGAGGCCGAGCACCAGGGATTCGGTCACGAGCTGTCGAACGATTCGGCCGCGCTGAGCCCCAAGCGCCGCTCGCACCGCGATCTCGTCGCGTCGCCCCGCTGCCCTCGCCAGCAGCAGGCTGGCCACGTTGGCGCAGGCGATGACGAGCACGAGTCCGACAGCACCGAAGAGCAGGAGCAGTGGCGTCCGCACATCCTCGACGATCTCCTCATGAAGCGGTCTGGTCGTGAAGCTTGTCCCTCTGTTTGTTTCGGGGAAACGCTCTTCGAGACGGCGGCCGAGCAGACGCAGCTCGGCTCGAGCCGCCTCCAAGCTCACGCCCGGACGGAGGCGCGCGAGCACCGGAACCACCGAGTGTAGATAGCGGTGCGCGGTGGTCGTTGCCGAGAACTCCCCCCCATATTCCAGGGGCACCCAGAGAGCGCACTCCGACGGGAAGTCAAAGCGCGGCGGCATGACGCCAACCACGGTGTGCGGCTTCCGATCGAGCGTGATCGCTCGGCCGATGATGTCGCGATCGCCGCCGAACTGCTGCTGCCAGAGCGCGTGACCGAGCACGACCGCACGCACTTCGCCAGGCTCGCTCTCCTCCGGCCGAAACGTACGGCCCAGAAACGGGCGCACGCGGAGCGCCTCGAAGAAACCTGCGCTCACGCCTGCGCCCTCCAATCGCTGCGCCTCGCCGACACCCACCAGCGTCGGCGAAGTGTGACGGACCGCCGCAATTTCGGCAAAGGAGCGCCTCGGCTCTGCTTGCAGGCTCATGAAGTTCGGCGGCGAGAGCAAGCGTTCATACTCTCCTTCACCCTCCATGACCGTGTAGAGCAATACCAACCGGTCCGGCTCCTTGAACGGAAGGGACCGCAGGAGCACGCCATGGATCATGGTGAAGATCGCGGTCGTCATGCCGATCCCGAGCGCAAGGGTCAGCACGACGGCCGTCGTGAACCCGGGGCTCTTCCGGAGCGTCCGGATCACGTACCGAACATCCTGCACGAAATCGTCGAACAGCCGAGTGCCGCGCGCGTCACGACTTTCTTCCTTGAACAGCTCCACGTTGCCGAAGCCTCGCCGCACGGCCAATCTTGCTTCCTCCAGGCTCATACCCTGTGCGATGTGCCGTTGAACATCCTTCTCCAGGTGGTAGGAGAGCTCCTCGTCGAGCTCCTGTTCGACTTTGGCTCTGCGGAACAGGGCACGAAGCCTCGGCTTCAGTCGGTTCAGCATGTCGGCCTCTGTTCTCTCACCTCGTCTGGAGAATCAGCTCGAGGGCCGTGGAGAACCGCTCCCATGTCTGGCGCTCGGCGGCCAATTGCCGTCGTCCTGCCGCGGTCAACGTGTAGAACTTCGCCCGCCGGTTGTTCTCGGACGCTCCCCATTCCGAGCTTATCCACCCACGCGCCTCGAGCCGGTGCAACGCGGGATACAACGACCCGTAGTTGATGCTCAGGATGTCCCTGGACAGGACATGGATGCGCTGCGTGATGTCCCAGCCGTTGGCCGGCCCGCTCTGGAGCAGCTTGAGCACGATGAGATCGAGCGTCCCTGCCAGAAGGTCAGTCTTGTTCTTGCCCACGTGTCTCCTCTTGTTGATCTATATGTCTGATTGTATCGAGGAAATCGTGGCCAGGCTGCAACCGCGCCCAGATGTTCCGAGCACGGTGCGAAAGCTGCCGGCACCGAAGTCACCCGCACCGGAGGCGTTGCTGGCGTGCACGACGGCGGCTTCGGTGAAGACCGCCGACACGACAGGTCCCTCGACGCTAGATGCGTCCGCCACGCCCGGAACGTACTCCGTCGGCCCACCGTTAGGGCAGGCCTCGACCGAGAACCCGTCACCAGGAATCGTCACACCGCTCGCGCCCGCGCGCTACAAGCTGACGGTCACGATTTCCGCTGAGACTTACGAGAAGCTCCGCACGGCGCAAGACCTCCTGCGCCACAGCATCCCGAGTGGCGATCTGGCGGTCCTCGTCGATCGCGCCCTGACGGTGCTGCTACGCGACGCGGCCAAGACGAAGCTGGCCGCCACCGCGAACCCCCGGACGAGCGCCGCCTCCGCAGCGCGGTCGCGCCGAATTCCTGCTGCCGTCAGGCGCACCGTGTGGGAACGTGACGAGGGGGAATGTGCCTTCGTTAGCGCAAGCGGGCATCGCTGTACCGAATACGGGCAGCTCGAATTTCATCACGTGGTGCCCTACGCCAGGGGAGGTGAGGCCTCAGTCGCAAATGTCCAGCTGAAGTGCCGTCATCACAACACACATGAGGCGGAGCGGGACTTCGGCCCTTGGACGGCCATGCATGTCCGGGAAGATCGTCCGCGTTATGCATCGGACGGCGTACCGGTCCGTGAAGCATCGGCCGGTAGCGTGGAAGATGGCGGCGGTGGTACGTCGCGGGTCGAGCCGATGGCTTGCAGGTATGCAGCTCGCCCCGGGCGAGCTCGATGTGGCACGAATACTGTGCCGAACTCGTTTCGAAACGACCCTTGGCCGTCGCTCAGCGTCGCCCCGAGCGGGGTCGAGGGACGAACCGCCTGCAGCACGCTGAAGGCAGGGGCCGTTGCAGGCGAACAGTGTGGCCGGTTGCCTGCCGAGGCCTTAATCGCATAGCGTGAGCCACCGGACACGAGAACAAATGAAGAACACTCGAATCGCGCGATGGGCTTTCTTTGGCGCGGTGCTGATCAGCGCCGGCACGGCATGGCCCCATCGAGCGCAGGTGCAGCCGGCAGCGGATGGCGCAACGCGACTGTGGTACCGACAGCCCGCGAAGACGTGGGTCGAAGCCCTGCCCGTTGGCAACGGCCGGCTGGGTGCCATGGTATTCGGCGATCCGGCTCACGAGCGGCTTCAATTGAACGAGGATTCGCTCTGGTCGGGCGGCCCTCAGGATGCCGATAATCCGGCGGCACGCGACGCGCTTCCGAAGATCCGTGCGCTGCTCTGGAAGGGTCGATATGCGGACGCCGAAGAGCTCGCCAACCGCACGTTGATCTGCCGCGGGCCCGGAAGCGGACGAGCCAAGGGTGCGCGGCTCGCCTATGGCTCGTATCAAACCCTCGGCGATCTGTCGCTCACCTTTGCCGGCCACGACAACGCCACCGACTACAGGCGTGAGCTGGATCTCGACAGCGCCGTCGCGCGGGTGAGCTACCGGCTCGGTACTGCGTCTTGCACGCGAGAGGTGTTCGCAAGCCATCCAGACGAGGTGCTGGTGGTCCGCGCGGCATGCGATGCGCCCGGTCTCATCAACGTCGACGTGGCGCTTACGCGATCGGAGGCAGCCACCACCGCCGTCGATGAGACCAACGAGTTGGTCATGCGCGGTCGGATGTTCAACGGCGACACGCAGACGGGCTTGCGCT is drawn from Luteitalea sp. and contains these coding sequences:
- the fabH gene encoding beta-ketoacyl-ACP synthase III, with the protein product MESAENARTLVGAPQGVLRTAAIASLATHVPPRVLTNADLEKMVDTSDEWIVQRTGIRERHIVDNDVATSDLAAVAGRQAIERAGLTPADIDFIVVGTTTPDTIFPSTACLVQNRIGAKRAWGFDLGAACSGFTYALTTAATMVATGGSRHALVIGADVMSSIIDYTDRTTCVLFGDGAGAVVVSPARENGVGIIDFAHEIDGSGGPALCMPAGGSRLPPSHETVDRRLHYVKQDGPSVFRFAVRKTEEIFRRLLERNRLTTADIALFVSHQANRRIIESAAHKLGLPEEKVVINIDKYGNTTGATIPLALDDAVKARRLKRGDLVLLASVGAGFTVGSVLLRWTC
- a CDS encoding FtsX-like permease family protein, producing MASGHGRSAGGAARRVGVNRVESDMLNRAMVRLRALFRRSRVEQELDEELSYHVAKDIERHIAAGMSPEEARSTVARGFGNVEALKEESRDARGTRLIEDLIADLRYALRVLRRAPGFAAVAVLTIALGMGANTAIFTIVDAVLLKTIPVREPGQLFFVEIVGSDGGNQGAPPYPGFERLRDHSRSFSGMAAFSFVSGRLTIDGQAEQAAVQVASASYFDMLGVSAILGRTFEAADERLDRPVAVLSYQYWQRRFAGNPDVIGKTIVRSGERATSGARRRAPDRTLTIVGVTPPGFVGLSPGYPVDVTIPITLDPGERLGDSFSWWFHAVARLRPGISRERARVEIDPIWQSFMRDAGFSREDRERRFDQIELTPASHGLAGGLRNPLSKPLLFLMGIVSLVLLIACSNIANLLLARATARRREFAVRMAIGASRFRVVRQLLAESLLLFMMGSLVGLFFAGWGAGALARFFTVELPDLQLDLRVLLFTAALCLIIGLLFGLVPAVRAARVEAHTDIKAGASPASAARLRLPVGRALVVFQVTLSLVLLVGAGLFIRTLGNLRAIDLGFRPAKVLRLDIDTPDSDPSFQRRAARWTNILGRIRALPGVHSASLSRYTPLSGTHYGMTVNVTAVEGDQHTAFNEVSAQYFETMGIPLRLGRTFTARDRSTAPRVAILNETAARSYFGDRSPLGARIQTAQSETSEGGYGGVYEVVGVVGDSKHQNFHDNAPRFLYVPLLQPVTTLGPLTLAVRATSDAASLIEPVQREIREVGPDIIVTKVGMMQEQVDQVFVRERLVAILSGGFGVVGLLLAAIGLHGVMAYSIVRRTSEIGIRMALGASASAVSWQIVREALIMACVGVAVGLPLSLLAARAAASLLYGVQPTDAATLSVSASVLIVVATVAAYIPARRAARIDPTVALRHE
- a CDS encoding FtsX-like permease family protein; this translates as MLNRLKPRLRALFRRAKVEQELDEELSYHLEKDVQRHIAQGMSLEEARLAVRRGFGNVELFKEESRDARGTRLFDDFVQDVRYVIRTLRKSPGFTTAVVLTLALGIGMTTAIFTMIHGVLLRSLPFKEPDRLVLLYTVMEGEGEYERLLSPPNFMSLQAEPRRSFAEIAAVRHTSPTLVGVGEAQRLEGAGVSAGFFEALRVRPFLGRTFRPEESEPGEVRAVVLGHALWQQQFGGDRDIIGRAITLDRKPHTVVGVMPPRFDFPSECALWVPLEYGGEFSATTTAHRYLHSVVPVLARLRPGVSLEAARAELRLLGRRLEERFPETNRGTSFTTRPLHEEIVEDVRTPLLLLFGAVGLVLVIACANVASLLLARAAGRRDEIAVRAALGAQRGRIVRQLVTESLVLGLGGGLLGLGLAFWATDRLVTMWPEELPGLDAIRVDGTVLAFTFGIAIGASLLAGVVPAFRASAGGRSATLQSGGRSGLGSQRGQRTRSVLVVGQLALAVVLLVGAGLLLESFARLTTVDTGFRTERILSFQIGLPDTGYGSLGQVRAFYNQFLERVRQQPGVRSAATISRLPIEQGPDNSGFRAEGRTLRGVRGQRAPSPGEEQLFIDLRIVSPAFFETMGVPLLRGRGIREQDAAGSLPTVVINHAAAKRFFAGEDPLGRRLRDFWDDQIAEVADAFTIVGVVGDMRSRRLDRAPAPEVYFAHAQVPLSSMWVTVRAAGDPLTLTGPIRRELKALDPSLPVPEFRTFEQVIADSVSRPRFVATLVTLFSAVALTLAAVGIFGLLSFAVAQRTHEIGIRIALGASPRTLVETVVREALVLVVIGLALGIGGALALTRVLEAQLYGVSATDPVTFTIVALVLGGIALIASLIPAWRAATVDPLVALRAE
- a CDS encoding YebC/PmpR family DNA-binding transcriptional regulator — protein: MSGHSKWHSIKHKKGAADAKRGKAFTRIIKELTVAARLGGGDPATNPRLRTVVADAKAANMPADNIQRAIRRGTGEEPGVAYEEVTYEGYGAGGAAVIVETVTDNRNRTVSEVRHLFSKHGGNLGETNSVAWMFDKKGYIVVDKQKANEEALMAAVVDAGADDMRDDEDNWEIVSAPDQFQPVLEAVKTLGIEPDVAKVAMVPQNYVKLEGKTAQQVVKLMDALDEQDDVKQVWSNFDIEEKEIEASLA
- a CDS encoding PadR family transcriptional regulator, which produces MGKNKTDLLAGTLDLIVLKLLQSGPANGWDITQRIHVLSRDILSINYGSLYPALHRLEARGWISSEWGASENNRRAKFYTLTAAGRRQLAAERQTWERFSTALELILQTR
- the ruvA gene encoding Holliday junction branch migration protein RuvA; this translates as MIARLRGRLLDKHPNRVLVDVQGVGYDVHVPLATFTRIGDEGSDVVLRVYTYVREDQITLFGFATSLEQQIFERLIGISGVGPKLALAVLSGLDPVELVQAIERGDLARLTSIPGIGRKTAERIALELRDRLPIGITASAEAEEAATDTVGDRSLRTDLLSALTNLGYHRPLVEKAITRTLEDGDAAPSFEQALKRALRELAR
- the ruvB gene encoding Holliday junction branch migration DNA helicase RuvB yields the protein MVEKERLVTAVRVDDDAQYEAGLRPRTLDEYIGQDRVRENLSVSIAAARQRGEALDHVLLSGPPGLGKTTLAHVVANELGVPMRATSGPVLEKPGDLAAILTNLKPRDVLFVDEIHRMPAAIEEILYPAMEDYELDIVIGQGPAARSVKVPVQPFTLVGATTRTGLLTAPLRSRFGIVHRLDFYRLPDMEEIVRRSARILSVEIAQEAAHEIARRARGTPRIANRLLRRVRDFAQVRADGIVSMEVAQGGLELLEVDQHGFDEIDRRLLLVIIDKFGGGPVGLNTLAVAVGEERDAIEEIYEPFLIQIGFLDRTPRGRVATPRAYDYFGITAPGKDQTLW
- the ruvC gene encoding crossover junction endodeoxyribonuclease RuvC — translated: MRIFGIDPGSVRTGFGCIETDGSRSRLIACGAITLPARAPFPDKLLRIHARLDELLTAHRPDCVAVESLFHAVNARSALQLGHARGVALLAARQAGLPIVEYTPARVKQTVTGYGRAEKIQVQEMVRMLLGLRVRPSPLDAADALAVALCHVHHQSASVPAATTRARRGGSWRHFRPGGVGLP